The Streptomyces durmitorensis genome contains the following window.
CAGAAGAAGCCTCCGTAGGCGGCGCCGGAGCGGCCGTTGGTGGCGGGGCTGCCGAGGGAGATCTCCGCGGCGGCCGGGTTGGTGAGGGAGAAGGTGAAGTCGAGGGCCCAGGCGGAGGTGGTGAGGGGTGTGACGGCGACGGTGCGCCGCTCGCGAAGGAGCTCGCACTCGCCGTCGAGCCAGCCGATCTCCTCGACGAACCCGTCGGGGTCGCGCAGCTTGAACTCCAGGTGGCGCTGTTCACCGTGGTTGTCGAGTTCGGTCGGCCCCTGGTCGCGTACGTAGGTGCGCCCGCCCCAGAAGTTGCGGCCCGCCGCGTCGGGCACGGCGACGCCCACGCCGAGGTGGTGGGGGTGGTCGGCGGGGCCGTACTCGGTGACGGGGAGGCCGCCGAAGGTGCGGACGGGGTGGAGGTAGGGGCGGGGCGCGAGCCGTGCGTCGGCCGAGGGGTGGATGACGTAGCGGCCGACGGGGCGGCCCGAGCAGCGCAGCATGAGCGCGGTGTCGGTCGCGGTTCTGTTCATGGCGTTCTCACCTCGGTGGGGTCTCGGCGATGGGGATGGAGAGACGGCTGGCTCGGGAGTGCGCCCCGTAAGGGGCGCGGGGAACTGCGCGATCAGCCCCCACCGGACCGTGGGTCTGGCACCGCACTGCCGACGCGGTGCTCGGGTGCGGGGGCCGGAGTCTCGGGGGGCCGAGCGGCCGGGGCCCCGTACGGCAGCGCCCAGAACGTGCCGAGCTCCGCGTAGCCGCACAGCGTGTCGGCGCTCGCCGCGACGAGGCCGTCGATGCCGTGCACGATGCGGCGCCGCACGCCCTCGTGCTCACCGGGCACGGAGCGCCAGGCCTCGACGGGCAGGGGCCGCGGATCGGGCGCACGGCGTATCGACTCGACGACCTTCATGAAGGCGCCCGTGGACGCCGGCGGAACCAGCAGCTCGGCGCGGCCCGCGAGATGGTCGACGAGGTTCTCCAGGAGGTCCGTCCGCCCGTGAAGGACCTCCTCGGGCCCGTGCCCGGCGCGCTGCACGAGCACCCGGTCCTGCTTGTACCAGAACGTGATGCGGCCCTGGGTGCCGTGCACGATGACGTACGGCTCGTCGGGACGCTCGGCGCAGAGGGTCGCGGCGACGCCGATGCGGCCGCCGCGCGCGGTGGCGATCCCCACGAACGAGGTGTCGTCGGACTCGATGGCGTTGGCGCGGAACAGCTCCGTGTCCACCCGCGTGACGTCATCGGCCCGCGGGGAGCCGTCGACCGCGAGGGCGGTGGCGACGGCGTGGGCGAGGGGGTTGGTCAGGACCCCGTCCACGACGTCCACGCCGTCCAGACGGCGCCGCCCGGCCCAGGGCGCGCGCCGGTAGTACGCCTCGTCACGCGCCCAGGCACCCGCCGCGCCGACCCCCATCGACGCGCCGATGACCCCGTCGGCGACCAGCGCGCGGATCGCGGGCACGGCATGTGAGCCGAGTGACTGGAACCCGACCTGACAGGCCACCCCCGCTGCGGCCACCGCGTCGGTGATCCGCCGGAAGTCGGCGTACGAAGGGGCGGGCGGCTTCTCCAGGAGCAGGTGCACGCCCCGTGCGGCGGCGGCGACGGCCAGGTCCGCGTGGGTGGGGATGGGCGTGCAGATCACGGCGACGGCGGCTC
Protein-coding sequences here:
- a CDS encoding PmoA family protein yields the protein MNRTATDTALMLRCSGRPVGRYVIHPSADARLAPRPYLHPVRTFGGLPVTEYGPADHPHHLGVGVAVPDAAGRNFWGGRTYVRDQGPTELDNHGEQRHLEFKLRDPDGFVEEIGWLDGECELLRERRTVAVTPLTTSAWALDFTFSLTNPAAAEISLGSPATNGRSGAAYGGFFWRAPKERQAPEVFTADADGEAAVHGAAADWLALAGQGWTLVFAGATPETRLDPWFVRTAEYPGVGSSLAHARRLPIGPGATVVRRVVTVVADGRPSRAEAAGLVRKAVTA
- a CDS encoding Gfo/Idh/MocA family protein, whose product is MTPGPGPAAPRTPLPLVLAGARGHGRWHLENIRRLQQAGRVRLVGICELEPLAGAELDGLGEPAQSADFAGLLDATGAAVAVICTPIPTHADLAVAAAARGVHLLLEKPPAPSYADFRRITDAVAAAGVACQVGFQSLGSHAVPAIRALVADGVIGASMGVGAAGAWARDEAYYRRAPWAGRRRLDGVDVVDGVLTNPLAHAVATALAVDGSPRADDVTRVDTELFRANAIESDDTSFVGIATARGGRIGVAATLCAERPDEPYVIVHGTQGRITFWYKQDRVLVQRAGHGPEEVLHGRTDLLENLVDHLAGRAELLVPPASTGAFMKVVESIRRAPDPRPLPVEAWRSVPGEHEGVRRRIVHGIDGLVAASADTLCGYAELGTFWALPYGAPAARPPETPAPAPEHRVGSAVPDPRSGGG